The following coding sequences lie in one Rothia sp. SD9660Na genomic window:
- the mraY gene encoding phospho-N-acetylmuramoyl-pentapeptide-transferase has translation MISILLAAAFGLIISIAGTPLYTKWLAKQQFGQFIREDGPTSHQTKRGTPTMGGVMMMAATVLGFFLALVLSALLTGTTLAPSASVLLAMFLMLGMAGVGFIDDFQKIWKKQSEGLTPKGKIVLQGLIGTLFAVGALLIKDERGWSPASFNLSFTRDISWLDLAFAGPVVGIILFIIWANLIATATTNAVNLTDGLDGLATGAAIMVFSGYLLISMWQQQHLCAPGSLDNVCYEVPDSGQMAMLAASLIGALIGFLWWNTSPATIFMGDTGSLGLGGALAAFAIITRTQILLPIIAGLFVMIAISVILQVGYFKMSGGKRIFRMAPLQHHFELKGWTEVNVVIRFWILAGLFVAIALGIFYGDWLLSNGGVF, from the coding sequence ATGATTTCCATCCTGTTGGCTGCCGCTTTCGGCCTGATCATCTCGATCGCCGGAACCCCGCTCTACACCAAATGGTTGGCGAAGCAGCAGTTCGGCCAGTTCATTCGCGAAGACGGCCCCACCTCACACCAGACCAAGCGGGGCACCCCCACCATGGGCGGCGTCATGATGATGGCAGCAACCGTCCTCGGCTTCTTCCTGGCACTGGTCCTCTCAGCCCTACTCACCGGCACCACCCTGGCCCCGTCGGCCTCGGTGCTGCTGGCAATGTTCCTCATGCTGGGCATGGCGGGCGTTGGCTTCATCGATGACTTCCAGAAGATTTGGAAGAAGCAGAGCGAGGGCCTAACCCCCAAGGGCAAGATTGTGCTCCAGGGGCTGATTGGTACCCTCTTTGCCGTGGGCGCCCTGCTGATTAAGGACGAACGCGGCTGGTCACCTGCCTCTTTCAATCTCTCCTTCACCCGCGATATCTCCTGGCTCGATTTGGCCTTTGCCGGGCCTGTAGTGGGTATTATCCTCTTCATCATCTGGGCCAACCTGATTGCCACCGCCACCACCAACGCGGTAAACCTCACCGACGGCCTGGACGGCCTGGCCACCGGCGCGGCCATCATGGTCTTCAGCGGCTACCTGCTGATTTCTATGTGGCAGCAGCAGCACCTGTGCGCACCCGGCTCCCTCGATAACGTCTGCTACGAGGTACCCGATTCAGGGCAGATGGCTATGCTGGCTGCCTCCCTGATTGGCGCCCTAATCGGCTTCCTCTGGTGGAACACCTCACCGGCCACCATCTTCATGGGCGATACCGGCTCCCTGGGCCTGGGCGGTGCGCTAGCTGCTTTCGCTATCATCACCCGCACCCAGATTTTGCTCCCCATCATTGCCGGCCTCTTCGTCATGATTGCTATCTCCGTCATCCTGCAGGTGGGCTACTTCAAGATGAGCGGGGGTAAGCGTATTTTCCGCATGGCCCCCCTGCAGCACCACTTTGAGCTCAAGGGCTGGACAGAAGTCAACGTGGTCATCCGCTTCTGGATCTTGGCAGGCCTGTTTGTGGCCATCGCCCTGGGGATCTTCTACGGTGACTGGCTGCTAAGCAATGGAGGTGTCTTCTAA
- the murF gene encoding UDP-N-acetylmuramoyl-tripeptide--D-alanyl-D-alanine ligase encodes MIELSALEIEEAVAGTLLGLDSAGASALACTSATTDSREVGPGCLFIAKPGEVTDGHNFLPAAFEQGAFLALVEREVQDAAGKPYPSILVDDVVLAMGRLAAYIVARLRERGGVTVVGITGSAGKTTTKDLLAAIFGAEGKTVAPIGSFNGEVGVPLTVFRAEEDTKYLVIEMGADRVGNIKYLTDMISPDYGVVLKVGTAHAGEFGGVDNIEATKGEMAEGVRLGLGLNIDDYRVRRMLNRASTPVTYFGVEGREAELTRTANPGVSENRITASKLTTTDEGKPAFTLTFPDGQSFEISSQLIGEHHVYNLLAAATVAYQAGIAPDRIAQQLNTAGAASKWRMQRKDRADGVTVINDAYNANPESMTAALQTLAQLGRLPSTNRTWAVLGAMLELGDQTLTEHDRIGQLAVRLNISKLIAVGDIAKPIYNTAHLEGSWGNEATWVANTEEAFELLRGDLEPGDIVLFKSSNGAGLGLLGQKVADYEGNLTHHEGDSGQSQPWLSAGDFVQALNSDSGAQPDAAAKTTDNS; translated from the coding sequence CCTCTTCATTGCCAAGCCCGGTGAGGTAACGGACGGCCATAACTTCCTACCCGCTGCCTTTGAGCAGGGGGCCTTTCTAGCTCTTGTTGAACGTGAGGTTCAGGACGCTGCCGGTAAGCCCTACCCCTCCATTCTGGTGGACGACGTTGTGCTGGCTATGGGCCGTCTGGCCGCCTACATCGTGGCTCGCCTGCGTGAGCGCGGCGGCGTGACGGTCGTGGGCATTACCGGTTCTGCGGGTAAGACCACCACCAAGGACCTGCTGGCAGCCATCTTTGGCGCTGAGGGCAAGACCGTAGCCCCCATCGGCTCCTTTAACGGTGAAGTCGGCGTGCCGCTGACCGTTTTCCGGGCCGAAGAAGACACCAAGTATCTGGTCATTGAGATGGGCGCTGACCGGGTAGGTAACATCAAGTACCTGACCGACATGATTTCCCCGGATTACGGGGTTGTGCTCAAGGTGGGCACCGCCCACGCCGGTGAGTTCGGCGGCGTCGATAACATCGAAGCGACCAAGGGCGAGATGGCAGAGGGCGTCCGCCTGGGTCTGGGCCTGAACATCGACGACTACCGGGTGAGGCGCATGCTGAACCGGGCGTCCACCCCCGTCACCTACTTCGGCGTTGAAGGACGCGAAGCGGAACTGACCCGCACCGCTAACCCCGGCGTGTCAGAAAACCGCATCACCGCGTCCAAGCTCACTACCACCGATGAAGGCAAACCCGCCTTCACCCTGACCTTCCCCGACGGGCAGAGCTTCGAGATCAGCTCCCAGCTCATTGGCGAACACCACGTCTACAACCTTCTGGCGGCAGCCACCGTCGCCTACCAGGCAGGCATTGCCCCCGATCGCATTGCCCAGCAGCTCAACACCGCAGGGGCAGCCTCCAAGTGGCGGATGCAGCGAAAAGACCGGGCCGACGGCGTGACCGTCATTAACGATGCCTACAACGCCAACCCCGAGTCCATGACCGCGGCCCTGCAGACCCTTGCCCAGCTGGGCCGTCTGCCCTCCACCAACCGCACCTGGGCCGTGCTCGGCGCCATGCTGGAACTAGGCGATCAGACCCTGACCGAACACGACCGCATCGGCCAGCTGGCAGTACGCCTCAACATTTCTAAGCTCATTGCCGTAGGCGACATCGCCAAGCCCATCTACAACACCGCCCACCTGGAAGGCTCCTGGGGCAATGAAGCAACCTGGGTTGCCAACACCGAGGAAGCCTTCGAACTGCTGCGCGGCGACCTAGAGCCGGGCGATATCGTCCTCTTCAAGTCCTCAAACGGGGCTGGCCTGGGCCTTCTCGGCCAAAAAGTTGCTGACTATGAGGGCAACCTCACCCACCATGAAGGTGATAGTGGGCAATCACAGCCCTGGTTAAGCGCCGGTGACTTTGTTCAGGCACTAAACTCAGACAGTGGCGCCCAGCCCGATGCTGCCGCCAAGACTACAGATAACTCATAA